From Cellulomonas dongxiuzhuiae, the proteins below share one genomic window:
- a CDS encoding ATP-binding protein — protein sequence MTATDDAVGATAYFEVGDPVKSVSIGVDHAIIKHFSEHLYSSPNKAIEELVANGFDALATRCYVYLPGEYASGQVIVWDNGQSMTVQGIEEMWQIARSPKEQLGDGRVASAEGRTRAVIGKFGIGKLASYAVGHRMSHICKNGDGQYLAVSVDYRRFTGAEEAPSQADDGVQTLGEEPLPVSAHAPGPIGSQERPEPEVGRAEGDERPTEQAPNMTSVRALTEEQALAVVRSILPKGEAVDFMLAEHHWTLAVIDDLRLTKPLYPGRLAWVLGNGMPLRPDFQVWVDDHEVEPRLASDAAVTWQLTAEPIVASLKSTWQSALQAGEIEGDIDYAPEPRADGSYEADEPYAAEPALIFPTIGRVTATVRLFADPLRAQPDEGRSHGFFLMVRGRLVNPDDDKLFLNDPSFATFYRSQFVIRADGVDAELLADRESLRRDTAMAREFKTLQSALYRAARIAIDSQDEVTVRGAKTESWLPTRSRELFRDPMAALFGRAVEKPTSIDLNEPVIDRSPLGEAEPLATLQATNGHLQVNTNHPFYRTMEARAGGGKKGASVMRAFDLFAVAERLTEGHLYSMGIDELRVREILEWRDKLFRALAETYDRNHEDAIIELRNASYDGDTRFENAVAAVLRLMGFSATRDGASGKKDVLVVAPVGPGHRTFIAEAKGSASAVANVTAAVASAASHRDATEGATHAVIIAREFTGFERKNAPAVLEECRATGGVSLVTVDVLVRLHEALMQYAYPLDTLMDLLFVLESPEEKLQRVAELEQPLEDFDFRAVLEEIWEQQSGRASGDQISIRTLWQSRDEWKLTMDLAGFVSRVTALSHFAGHLMVLDSSAEKLVFITQHPDIVVEHVQRRIAPPAIETLLRDSRQHD from the coding sequence ATGACGGCTACCGACGATGCCGTGGGAGCGACGGCGTACTTCGAGGTCGGCGATCCGGTCAAGTCGGTATCGATCGGCGTCGACCACGCGATCATCAAGCACTTCTCAGAGCACCTGTACTCATCCCCGAACAAGGCGATCGAAGAGCTCGTGGCGAACGGCTTCGACGCGCTCGCGACCCGCTGCTACGTGTACCTGCCGGGCGAGTACGCGAGCGGACAGGTGATCGTGTGGGACAACGGGCAGTCGATGACCGTACAGGGCATCGAGGAGATGTGGCAGATCGCCCGAAGCCCCAAAGAGCAACTTGGCGATGGCCGCGTCGCTTCTGCCGAGGGCCGTACGCGCGCTGTGATCGGGAAGTTCGGCATCGGGAAGCTGGCGAGCTATGCCGTCGGGCACCGAATGAGCCACATTTGCAAGAACGGCGACGGACAGTACCTCGCCGTCTCGGTCGACTACCGCAGGTTCACTGGTGCCGAGGAGGCGCCGAGCCAGGCGGACGACGGCGTCCAAACGCTGGGAGAGGAGCCGCTCCCGGTCTCGGCTCACGCGCCAGGACCTATCGGGTCTCAGGAACGGCCCGAGCCCGAGGTCGGTCGGGCCGAGGGTGACGAACGACCGACTGAGCAAGCGCCCAACATGACGAGCGTGCGGGCACTCACGGAAGAGCAAGCGTTGGCGGTGGTCAGGTCGATTCTCCCCAAGGGCGAGGCGGTCGACTTCATGCTGGCTGAGCACCACTGGACGCTTGCCGTGATCGACGACCTCCGGCTGACCAAGCCACTTTACCCTGGCCGTCTCGCCTGGGTCCTGGGTAACGGCATGCCTCTTCGACCCGACTTCCAGGTCTGGGTAGACGACCACGAGGTCGAGCCCCGGCTCGCCAGCGACGCTGCGGTCACCTGGCAGCTCACTGCGGAACCGATCGTCGCCTCGCTCAAATCCACGTGGCAGTCCGCGCTTCAAGCCGGCGAGATTGAAGGCGACATCGACTACGCGCCTGAGCCACGCGCCGATGGCAGTTACGAGGCCGATGAGCCGTACGCGGCTGAGCCGGCCTTGATCTTCCCCACGATCGGGCGCGTGACTGCCACGGTCAGGTTGTTCGCCGACCCTCTTCGCGCGCAGCCGGACGAGGGGCGCAGCCATGGGTTCTTCCTGATGGTGCGAGGGCGCCTCGTCAATCCTGACGACGACAAGCTCTTCCTCAACGACCCGTCCTTCGCGACGTTCTACCGGTCCCAGTTCGTCATTCGCGCCGACGGCGTCGACGCCGAGCTTCTGGCCGATCGCGAGAGCTTGCGACGCGACACTGCCATGGCCCGTGAGTTCAAGACGCTCCAAAGTGCTCTGTACCGCGCAGCCCGGATAGCGATCGACTCACAGGACGAGGTAACGGTCCGCGGCGCGAAGACAGAGAGCTGGCTCCCAACTCGGTCCCGCGAACTGTTCCGGGACCCCATGGCCGCGTTGTTCGGACGCGCTGTCGAGAAGCCAACGAGCATTGACCTCAACGAGCCAGTCATCGACCGCTCCCCCCTTGGTGAGGCCGAGCCGCTGGCGACCCTTCAGGCCACCAACGGCCACCTCCAGGTGAACACCAATCACCCCTTCTACCGCACGATGGAGGCACGAGCCGGCGGCGGGAAGAAGGGCGCCTCGGTCATGCGCGCCTTTGATCTCTTTGCCGTGGCCGAGCGGCTTACGGAGGGGCACCTCTACAGCATGGGGATCGACGAACTACGGGTCCGGGAGATTCTAGAGTGGCGCGACAAGCTCTTCCGAGCGCTTGCCGAGACCTATGACCGCAACCACGAGGACGCGATCATCGAACTGCGCAACGCCTCATATGACGGCGACACCAGGTTCGAGAACGCAGTGGCCGCCGTCCTTCGGCTCATGGGCTTTTCGGCGACCCGTGACGGGGCGTCTGGCAAGAAGGACGTCCTCGTGGTGGCGCCCGTCGGCCCGGGGCATCGGACCTTCATCGCGGAGGCCAAGGGAAGTGCGAGCGCGGTGGCCAACGTCACGGCGGCGGTGGCTTCGGCGGCGAGCCATCGCGACGCGACGGAAGGCGCAACGCACGCTGTGATCATCGCGCGGGAGTTCACCGGCTTCGAGCGCAAGAACGCCCCGGCCGTGCTCGAGGAGTGCCGAGCTACAGGTGGGGTATCGCTCGTCACCGTCGATGTTCTGGTGCGTCTCCACGAGGCACTCATGCAGTATGCGTATCCGCTCGACACGCTGATGGACCTCCTTTTCGTGCTCGAGTCGCCTGAGGAGAAGCTCCAACGCGTCGCCGAGTTGGAACAGCCGCTCGAGGACTTCGACTTCCGAGCGGTGCTTGAGGAAATTTGGGAGCAGCAGTCGGGACGAGCCTCGGGTGACCAGATTTCGATCCGCACCCTCTGGCAGTCCCGGGACGAGTGGAAGTTGACGATGGATCTGGCGGGTTTCGTCAGTAGGGTGACTGCACTGTCGCACTTCGCGGGCCATCTCATGGTGCTCGACTCTTCCGCGGAAAAACTCGTCTTCATCACCCAGCACCCAGACATCGTTGTCGAGCATGTGCAGCGCCGGATCGCACCACCCGCAATCGAGACGCTCTTGCGTGACAGCCGTCAGCATGACTAG
- a CDS encoding DNA cytosine methyltransferase: MKAVDLFAGAGGATQGLRDAGFDVVAAVELDPDAAATWSLNHPGKMLVKDVREVTGPMLMAAGGFKRGELDLLKACPPCQGFSSLRGASTPDESRNDLVLDTLRLVRSLRPRAVLIENVPGLRKDGRFVQLAAGIRQLGYNLQDYLVNAHELGVPQRRKRLVVIAVRGVEVPSGLDELIPGVERRAAMTAGEALAALPQVEGEPGLLDAPRRRNATVMLRIAAVPVGGNRFALPLSLQLECHKRLTGKDGKAARIATSSYGRVVNENPAPTMTTRCTTPACGSFIHPTENRGITLREAAAFQTFPASYQWSGTYGSVERQIGNAVPVWMAESLGRAVGRLLGYQAQVMLRTRAEHRREHAAER; this comes from the coding sequence ATGAAGGCCGTCGACCTCTTCGCGGGCGCGGGCGGCGCCACCCAGGGCCTCCGCGACGCCGGCTTCGATGTCGTCGCTGCTGTCGAACTGGACCCGGATGCCGCCGCGACTTGGTCGCTCAACCATCCAGGCAAGATGCTTGTCAAAGATGTTCGCGAGGTCACTGGCCCGATGCTCATGGCCGCCGGTGGCTTCAAGCGCGGCGAACTGGACCTGCTCAAGGCGTGCCCTCCATGCCAAGGCTTCTCGTCACTACGCGGCGCGAGCACCCCCGACGAGTCGCGGAACGATCTCGTGCTCGACACGCTCCGCCTCGTCCGCTCGCTCCGGCCTCGCGCTGTCCTGATTGAGAATGTCCCCGGCCTCAGGAAGGACGGCCGCTTCGTACAACTTGCGGCCGGCATCCGCCAGCTCGGGTACAACTTGCAGGACTACCTTGTCAACGCCCACGAACTAGGTGTTCCTCAGCGGCGAAAGCGTCTCGTAGTCATTGCGGTTCGGGGAGTCGAGGTGCCCAGTGGCCTCGACGAGTTGATCCCCGGTGTCGAGCGTCGCGCCGCGATGACTGCGGGAGAGGCTCTGGCTGCTCTGCCGCAGGTCGAAGGCGAGCCAGGCCTCCTAGATGCGCCGCGGCGACGCAATGCAACGGTGATGCTGCGAATCGCAGCAGTCCCGGTCGGTGGAAATCGGTTCGCGTTGCCCTTAAGCCTTCAGCTCGAGTGTCACAAGCGGTTGACCGGTAAGGACGGCAAGGCCGCTCGGATCGCAACGAGCAGTTACGGCCGAGTGGTCAACGAGAACCCCGCGCCGACGATGACGACTCGGTGTACGACTCCGGCGTGTGGGTCCTTCATTCACCCGACCGAGAACCGCGGTATCACGCTCCGCGAGGCGGCCGCGTTTCAGACCTTCCCCGCCAGTTATCAGTGGTCTGGAACATACGGCTCAGTCGAACGTCAGATCGGGAACGCCGTCCCGGTGTGGATGGCCGAGTCGCTCGGAAGGGCGGTAGGTCGCCTTCTCGGCTATCAGGCCCAGGTGATGCTCCGGACCAGGGCGGAGCACCGGCGCGAACACGCGGCCGAACGATGA
- a CDS encoding fibronectin type III domain-containing protein: MDPRAQVCSPTPAEPWSIPVRPSLRHASPSRVAALTTQMPRALAVLLAATLLIFGLAPTRAAAAGDGSSFDSPAPLPLTVLDGTFETTTEGRTIPQAVSGPPMWYYATWYEFTPSISGQITIEASSAFHNGLEVWNAARQPLGNTNYTPTTNSRLTMWFNAGMTYRLGFGSYGPASGTGPATLTFRPTQVPTAPTAVTATAGDQSALVTWSPATGIVRDYSLVCTTPGRIRFSCGTAAGNQFSATVTGLTNGQPTTIEVRAHNSAAFGAGPLSAAVEVTPRGTSSVVLTTDPAVVVSGEPFAVDATVTRSDGWMATGSATLVIAGESRTVELSGGGARVTGLTSPVGTVPVTVTYEGSTAVTGSSGTLDISVGRASQRVTIDEIDSLTYGHAPVTVSGSSTSGGPVTFAATGACTVSGDQLHATGAGECTLTASQAGTAQILPATASTTFMIAQLAQTLTLEVPELVYDQSADVETSSSADLPVTLTADGACTLTDGRLTATDVGTCTVTATQDGTADVSAAAPVVVDVQVERRTQDVTIAPIGDQLFAVEPVQVTATSSVGLPVTLTAAGACVIVEDLLFAITSGECTVTATQDGDEHTLPARASSSGRVTGTAAPATVVIDAEQGDDADGAPFVVLATGARPGTELVVTESTTARPLARVTVGADGTAVATGVLPPGLAAGEHRLVVSTVGPDGAPVQTELRFTVGADGTLAWIGSSALVAVPAPVAPPAPAPAPAPAPQPVTLATTGTDGTLPVALTAGVWLLLGAALLTVRRRRSTTA; this comes from the coding sequence ATGGACCCCCGGGCACAGGTGTGCTCACCCACCCCGGCCGAGCCCTGGAGCATCCCTGTGCGTCCCTCGCTACGTCACGCCTCACCCTCGCGCGTCGCCGCGCTCACCACCCAGATGCCACGCGCGCTGGCCGTGCTCCTCGCCGCGACGCTCCTCATCTTCGGGCTGGCGCCGACGCGCGCCGCTGCGGCGGGTGACGGCAGCTCGTTCGACAGCCCGGCGCCGCTTCCGCTGACGGTCCTGGACGGCACGTTCGAGACCACGACGGAGGGCCGCACGATCCCCCAGGCCGTGAGCGGCCCGCCGATGTGGTACTACGCGACCTGGTACGAGTTCACGCCGAGCATCAGCGGACAGATCACGATCGAGGCGAGCTCGGCTTTCCACAACGGGCTCGAGGTCTGGAACGCCGCCCGCCAGCCCCTGGGCAACACCAACTACACCCCGACCACGAACTCGCGGCTGACCATGTGGTTCAACGCAGGCATGACCTACCGGCTCGGGTTCGGGAGCTATGGCCCGGCCAGCGGGACAGGTCCCGCCACGCTCACGTTCCGCCCGACCCAGGTGCCCACCGCACCCACCGCGGTGACGGCGACCGCCGGCGACCAGTCCGCGCTGGTCACGTGGTCGCCCGCCACCGGCATCGTGCGGGACTACTCGCTGGTCTGCACGACGCCCGGCCGCATCCGTTTCAGCTGCGGCACCGCGGCGGGCAACCAGTTCTCCGCGACGGTCACGGGCCTGACCAACGGTCAGCCCACCACGATCGAGGTCCGCGCCCACAACTCCGCCGCCTTCGGTGCCGGTCCGCTGTCGGCCGCTGTGGAGGTGACGCCCCGCGGGACGTCCTCCGTCGTCCTGACGACCGACCCCGCGGTCGTGGTCAGCGGTGAGCCGTTCGCGGTGGACGCCACGGTCACGCGGTCGGACGGCTGGATGGCCACGGGCAGCGCGACGCTCGTCATCGCCGGTGAGTCACGCACGGTCGAGCTGTCCGGCGGCGGAGCCCGCGTGACGGGCCTGACCTCGCCGGTCGGGACCGTCCCGGTCACGGTCACCTACGAGGGCTCCACCGCCGTCACCGGATCGAGCGGCACGCTCGACATCAGCGTCGGCCGCGCCTCGCAGCGCGTGACGATCGACGAGATCGACTCGTTGACCTACGGCCACGCTCCGGTCACGGTGTCCGGCTCGTCGACCTCCGGCGGTCCGGTCACGTTCGCGGCGACCGGCGCCTGCACCGTGTCCGGCGATCAGCTGCACGCCACCGGCGCTGGCGAGTGCACGCTCACGGCCTCCCAGGCCGGGACAGCCCAGATCCTGCCTGCCACGGCCTCGACGACCTTCATGATCGCCCAGCTCGCCCAGACGCTGACCCTCGAGGTCCCCGAGCTGGTCTACGACCAGAGCGCCGACGTCGAGACGTCCTCCTCGGCCGACCTGCCGGTGACCCTCACCGCCGACGGCGCCTGCACCCTGACCGACGGTCGCCTCACCGCGACCGACGTCGGGACCTGCACCGTGACCGCCACCCAGGACGGCACCGCCGACGTGTCGGCCGCCGCACCCGTGGTCGTCGACGTCCAGGTCGAGCGCCGCACCCAGGACGTCACGATCGCCCCGATCGGCGACCAGCTGTTCGCCGTCGAGCCGGTCCAGGTCACCGCGACCTCCTCGGTCGGGCTGCCCGTGACCCTCACCGCCGCCGGTGCGTGCGTGATCGTCGAGGACCTGCTCTTCGCGATCACGTCCGGCGAGTGCACCGTGACGGCCACCCAGGACGGGGACGAGCACACCCTGCCCGCCCGCGCCTCGAGCAGCGGGCGCGTCACCGGGACCGCCGCGCCCGCGACGGTGGTCATCGACGCCGAGCAGGGCGACGACGCGGACGGTGCCCCGTTCGTGGTGCTGGCCACCGGCGCCCGGCCCGGCACCGAGCTGGTCGTGACCGAGTCCACCACGGCCCGCCCGCTCGCCCGCGTCACCGTCGGTGCCGACGGCACCGCCGTCGCGACCGGCGTCCTGCCCCCCGGCCTGGCGGCCGGCGAGCACCGCCTGGTGGTCTCCACGGTCGGCCCGGACGGCGCGCCCGTACAGACCGAGCTGCGCTTCACGGTCGGCGCGGACGGCACGCTGGCCTGGATCGGCTCCAGCGCACTCGTGGCCGTCCCCGCGCCCGTCGCCCCCCCGGCACCGGCACCGGCACCGGCACCGGCACCCCAGCCGGTCACCCTGGCCACCACAGGCACCGACGGCACCCTGCCCGTCGCGCTGACCGCCGGTGTCTGGCTGCTCCTCGGCGCAGCCCTCCTCACGGTGCGACGCCGCCGCAGCACCACCGCCTGA
- a CDS encoding glycosyltransferase family 39 protein has translation MARAGRRGAARTQDGRATAWAVACAAGVLALVVRWRLLGGAAGLRAYHGYDDGVYFSAAVALVHGRLPYRDFLLLHPPGVALALAPFAALTRWVSDPGALAAARVGFVVVGVLNTVLVVLLARRWGTAAAVAAGGLYALSAAAAQAEHLTLLEPLGTLTLLVAVSLLQRARAPAASRRWWYAGGLVLGLGPTVKIWNAVPVAVVIAWAAWTAGRRPALRVTAGAAASALLVVLPFLVAAPTATVRMVLLAQLGRPRTAATVLERVEGITGTGTALHDAAPPARAAATGAVCVLLAGAALAAWRRRRARLWVALLVAQVAVVLAAPSYYANYAAYSAAAVALVLAAGVSLVPTGQRVWVAALTTCTLGLATGALRAPPPELRPLAEARELIPATGCVRADSPGALAVLDVLSRDEEQGCATRIDVSGQTYLVGTRDDQGRPVSRRHNARWQHDAVAYLTSGSAAVIVRGKGNGFDDTTMDRLRAGGVLLRLPGVRLLVPTPAPSPAGSP, from the coding sequence ATGGCTCGTGCAGGCCGCAGGGGGGCGGCGCGCACGCAGGACGGGCGCGCCACGGCGTGGGCGGTCGCCTGCGCGGCCGGCGTCCTGGCGCTCGTCGTGCGCTGGCGCCTGCTCGGGGGTGCCGCCGGGCTGCGCGCGTACCACGGCTACGACGACGGCGTGTACTTCTCCGCCGCCGTCGCGCTCGTGCACGGACGGCTGCCGTACCGGGACTTCCTGCTGCTGCACCCGCCGGGGGTCGCCCTCGCGCTGGCCCCGTTCGCCGCCCTCACCCGCTGGGTGAGCGACCCGGGCGCGCTCGCCGCGGCGCGGGTCGGGTTCGTCGTCGTCGGGGTGCTGAACACCGTGCTCGTGGTGCTGCTGGCCCGGCGCTGGGGCACGGCCGCCGCCGTCGCCGCCGGCGGGCTGTACGCCCTCTCGGCGGCCGCCGCGCAGGCCGAGCACCTGACGCTGCTCGAGCCGCTCGGCACGCTGACGCTGCTGGTCGCCGTGTCGCTGCTGCAGCGGGCGCGCGCCCCGGCCGCCTCCCGCCGGTGGTGGTACGCGGGGGGGCTCGTGCTCGGGCTCGGGCCGACGGTCAAGATCTGGAACGCGGTGCCGGTCGCCGTGGTGATCGCCTGGGCGGCGTGGACCGCGGGCCGTCGACCGGCGCTCCGGGTGACCGCCGGTGCCGCCGCGTCCGCCCTGCTGGTCGTCCTGCCCTTCCTCGTCGCCGCGCCCACCGCGACGGTCCGCATGGTGCTGCTGGCCCAGCTGGGCCGGCCACGGACCGCGGCCACGGTCCTCGAGCGGGTCGAGGGGATCACCGGGACCGGCACGGCCCTGCACGACGCCGCCCCACCGGCGCGGGCCGCCGCCACGGGCGCCGTCTGCGTGCTCCTCGCCGGGGCCGCACTCGCTGCGTGGCGGCGTCGACGGGCGCGGCTGTGGGTGGCGCTCCTCGTGGCACAGGTCGCGGTGGTCCTGGCGGCACCGTCGTACTACGCGAACTACGCCGCCTACAGCGCGGCGGCCGTGGCGCTCGTCCTGGCCGCGGGCGTCTCGCTCGTCCCCACCGGGCAGCGGGTGTGGGTCGCGGCGCTGACCACCTGCACCCTCGGGCTGGCCACGGGCGCGCTGCGCGCCCCGCCGCCGGAGCTGCGTCCGCTGGCCGAGGCCCGCGAGCTCATCCCGGCCACGGGCTGCGTCCGCGCCGACTCCCCCGGCGCGCTCGCGGTCCTGGACGTCCTGTCCCGCGACGAGGAGCAGGGGTGCGCCACGCGCATCGACGTCTCCGGCCAGACGTACCTCGTCGGCACGCGCGACGACCAGGGCCGGCCGGTCTCGCGCCGCCACAACGCGCGCTGGCAGCACGACGCCGTCGCCTACCTCACCTCGGGATCCGCGGCCGTCATCGTGCGCGGCAAGGGCAACGGCTTCGACGACACCACGATGGACCGGCTGCGCGCGGGGGGCGTGCTCCTGCGGCTGCCGGGGGTGCGACTGCTGGTCCCGACGCCGGCACCGTCACCGGCCGGGAGCCCGTGA
- a CDS encoding lysoplasmalogenase, translating to MGRSLSTAARIWAAVAVVLVLVHLTAEATGAQDLSTVSQWTLMPALAAVVVSATRTPRGRLVRWVLVALGFSWLGDLVPSLVADDLSFLVMVGFFLLAQVAYVVAFAPAVRRSVLHRRRLLVLPYAAVLVTLVVLCAPHAGSLLVPVCVYGVMLTAMAVLATGLGRVAAVGGAVFLVSDALIALEAFVPSWDLAGQGFWVMLTYTVGQGLLAAAVVRHDATEGRAPEQQPSGDDVVAPV from the coding sequence GTGGGACGCTCGCTGTCCACAGCCGCGCGCATCTGGGCCGCGGTCGCCGTCGTGCTCGTGCTCGTGCACCTCACCGCCGAGGCGACGGGTGCGCAGGACCTGTCGACCGTGAGCCAGTGGACCCTGATGCCGGCGCTCGCCGCCGTCGTCGTCAGCGCGACGCGGACCCCGCGCGGCCGGCTGGTGCGCTGGGTGCTCGTCGCTCTCGGGTTCTCGTGGCTCGGTGACCTGGTGCCGTCGCTCGTCGCGGACGACCTGTCGTTCCTGGTCATGGTCGGGTTCTTCCTGCTCGCCCAGGTGGCCTACGTCGTGGCGTTCGCGCCCGCGGTGCGCAGGTCCGTGCTGCACCGGCGCCGGCTCCTCGTCCTGCCGTACGCCGCGGTGCTCGTGACGCTGGTGGTGCTGTGCGCACCGCACGCGGGGAGCCTCCTGGTGCCCGTGTGCGTCTACGGCGTGATGCTCACCGCGATGGCGGTGCTGGCCACGGGTCTGGGACGGGTCGCGGCGGTGGGCGGTGCGGTGTTCCTGGTGAGCGACGCGCTCATCGCGCTCGAGGCGTTCGTGCCGTCGTGGGACCTCGCGGGTCAGGGGTTCTGGGTGATGCTGACGTACACCGTCGGGCAGGGCCTGCTCGCCGCTGCCGTCGTGCGCCACGACGCCACCGAGGGCCGCGCGCCGGAGCAGCAGCCGTCGGGCGACGACGTGGTCGCGCCCGTCTGA
- a CDS encoding FUSC family protein, producing the protein MTSPADTAAPERPKGSPLLIVLMILVVVPSVLVADAWGAGPAGIIGGLTGLFSLVVLIGGPLRPDLRVAAVMGPLLVVAAAVPRLVAETSRPAAMALVVLLVFVAALLPLIGPRFANAGLGLGMTTMFGYGYAPQGGADHRQVVAAAVAGVVVALLLRVLLGISDPSKPTREQVAAVLVADDPGAATATAFGTWLTDGRPRWLADVLEQGSRYRVALRGAELAGAAPDAMAALRTRAGELAARLKAKPSRTARDPAPASATGGEAEVADAARAMDAVEQAMAGHDTTPVRLDRDRRHQLQDAVLHPSARLRSVQVRHAVRTALAVLVMLLVTSRLQRGDPLVSTVLLTTFGILQASWSGTVTKARNKIIGLVAGSLTVAVVLLVVPSRYLVTVALVALCLGLWYIVTRPALGGAFMVVVSVGFNSVTRDLNAVDLLRQYVVLTVIAVVVGVVLGFAVVPGFRPPPLRRRVEAAAAATAAALRASSTTGPQGPETLALFRDAVREQDELVPDGDELDDRQLAALDALRTGLRDLSVLAGGAGLTAGELDQLLRTLSVDGRADQDEPDGGAPAPSGPASSILQGLAEQAGSAERYLLQTLPVAA; encoded by the coding sequence GTGACGAGCCCTGCTGACACAGCGGCGCCCGAGCGGCCCAAGGGCAGCCCGCTGCTGATCGTGCTGATGATCCTCGTGGTCGTGCCCTCGGTGCTGGTCGCCGACGCCTGGGGGGCCGGCCCGGCGGGGATTATCGGGGGCCTGACCGGCCTGTTCTCGCTCGTGGTGCTCATCGGCGGCCCGCTGCGACCCGACCTGCGCGTCGCCGCGGTGATGGGACCGCTGCTGGTCGTCGCCGCAGCGGTCCCGCGCCTGGTGGCCGAGACGTCGAGGCCCGCGGCGATGGCGCTCGTCGTGCTGCTCGTCTTCGTGGCCGCCCTGCTCCCGCTGATCGGGCCACGGTTCGCCAACGCCGGCCTGGGGCTGGGCATGACGACGATGTTCGGGTACGGCTACGCGCCGCAGGGCGGGGCCGACCACCGTCAGGTCGTCGCGGCCGCCGTCGCCGGTGTGGTCGTGGCGCTCCTGCTGCGGGTCCTCCTGGGGATCTCGGACCCGTCGAAGCCGACGCGCGAGCAGGTCGCGGCGGTGCTCGTCGCCGACGACCCGGGCGCGGCCACGGCGACCGCGTTCGGCACGTGGCTCACCGACGGCAGGCCGCGCTGGCTCGCGGACGTGCTGGAGCAGGGCTCGCGGTACCGCGTCGCCCTGCGCGGTGCCGAGCTCGCGGGCGCCGCCCCCGACGCCATGGCGGCGCTGCGGACCCGGGCCGGTGAGCTCGCTGCGCGGCTGAAGGCGAAGCCGAGCCGCACGGCGCGCGACCCGGCACCTGCCTCGGCGACGGGCGGCGAGGCAGAGGTGGCCGACGCCGCCCGCGCGATGGACGCCGTCGAGCAGGCGATGGCGGGTCACGACACCACACCGGTCCGGCTCGACCGCGACCGGCGGCACCAGCTCCAGGACGCCGTGCTGCACCCGTCGGCCCGGCTGCGGTCGGTGCAGGTCCGGCACGCGGTGCGCACCGCGCTCGCGGTGCTGGTGATGCTGCTCGTCACGTCCCGGCTGCAACGGGGCGACCCGCTGGTCTCCACCGTGCTGCTGACGACGTTCGGCATCCTGCAGGCCAGCTGGAGCGGCACGGTCACCAAGGCGAGGAACAAGATCATCGGCCTGGTCGCGGGCTCGTTGACCGTCGCGGTGGTCCTGCTGGTCGTCCCGTCGCGCTACCTGGTGACGGTCGCCCTCGTCGCCCTGTGCCTGGGGCTCTGGTACATCGTCACGCGCCCGGCGCTGGGCGGTGCGTTCATGGTCGTCGTCAGCGTCGGGTTCAACTCCGTGACCCGCGACCTGAACGCCGTCGACCTGCTCCGGCAGTACGTGGTGCTCACGGTGATCGCGGTGGTGGTGGGCGTCGTCCTCGGGTTCGCCGTGGTCCCGGGGTTCCGGCCGCCGCCCCTGCGGCGACGTGTCGAGGCCGCGGCCGCGGCGACGGCGGCGGCACTGCGCGCGTCGAGCACCACCGGCCCGCAGGGACCCGAGACGCTCGCCCTGTTCCGGGACGCCGTGCGTGAGCAGGACGAGCTGGTGCCGGACGGCGACGAGCTCGACGACCGGCAGCTCGCCGCGCTCGACGCGCTGCGCACCGGCCTGCGCGACCTGAGCGTCCTGGCCGGAGGGGCAGGGCTGACCGCCGGTGAGCTGGACCAGCTGCTGCGCACGCTGAGCGTGGACGGCCGGGCGGACCAGGACGAGCCCGACGGCGGGGCGCCTGCGCCCTCCGGCCCGGCGTCGTCGATCCTGCAGGGGCTGGCCGAGCAGGCCGGGTCGGCCGAGCGGTACCTCCTGCAGACGCTGCCGGTCGCAGCCTGA
- a CDS encoding arsenate reductase ArsC, whose amino-acid sequence MTETTAGTETSTEIATGTDRPSVLFVCVHNAGRSQMAAGFLTALSGGAVEVRSAGSAPAERTNPAAVEAMLEVGIDIRAERPKLLTTDAVQASDVVVTMGCGDACPFYPGKRYEDWVLEDPAGRGVEAVRPIRDEIRARVVTLLGELGVQAVDA is encoded by the coding sequence ATGACCGAGACCACCGCCGGGACCGAGACCAGCACCGAGATCGCCACGGGGACCGACCGGCCCAGCGTGCTGTTCGTCTGCGTCCACAACGCCGGCCGCTCCCAGATGGCCGCCGGGTTCCTCACCGCCCTGTCGGGCGGCGCGGTCGAGGTGCGCTCGGCCGGGTCCGCCCCCGCGGAGCGGACCAACCCCGCCGCGGTCGAGGCGATGCTCGAGGTCGGCATCGACATCCGCGCCGAGCGGCCGAAGCTCCTGACGACCGACGCGGTGCAGGCGTCCGACGTCGTCGTCACGATGGGCTGCGGGGACGCGTGCCCGTTCTACCCCGGCAAGCGGTACGAGGACTGGGTGCTGGAGGACCCGGCGGGTCGGGGCGTCGAGGCGGTGCGGCCGATCCGCGACGAGATCCGCGCCCGCGTCGTCACGCTCCTCGGGGAGCTCGGCGTGCAGGCCGTCGACGCCTGA